One Qipengyuania aurantiaca genomic region harbors:
- a CDS encoding alpha/beta hydrolase family protein: MAAAASVCFATGMVPATAQTGAPSVPIEAWALRDVISNVQISPDGKHVLVHKTESREGEYLLEIYSTDDMSKPLRRLNADPMEIQSARWVSDNVISGRAWQQRRSRVPGPEEGTYDYLQYSYDLQENKFRSLPGNFDIISTLPNEPTKILIAEATTNSDVTGVDPYAAFRPRSFYKFDLEKGTQSLVLRGNREYTNVQFDVDGNPRFASGQDGDMVQNYYRGPGDSSWTKLGDPIDASKYENLYRFIGGIMGPQGFDPANPDIAYIIDNRGEDKAALWEFNTKTGQFGEKLAGTDQADIMGIRTSSMPGDETLVGAIYPWDKYRTIWFDENEKALYDALEAQIPNAHQVTITSRSRDGKSMIVRNSGPRDPGSYWLVRDGRMVKLGSRNPLIQPEQLADVEFIRYPSRDGKLMIPAYFMKPKGEGPYPLIVRHNGGPHVNGVVGYDEWDQLLVNAGYAVLRPQNRISTGWGQKHFDLGYGEHGLAMQDDKDDGVLYLVEQGLVDPDRVAFMGWSYGGYAALVAASREPNLYQCTIAGAAVADPAKTYRQRRSAFVPTAFDDWEKRRGTIGINPIEEVAKVNIPILMIHGDVDARVLYYHLEDYRDAMAKAGKKDIQYLTLKGADHFYNTLMYEHQVQFFTKMLDFLANDCGPGGL; this comes from the coding sequence ATGGCGGCTGCCGCCTCGGTCTGTTTCGCCACCGGCATGGTGCCGGCGACCGCGCAGACGGGTGCGCCGAGTGTGCCGATCGAAGCCTGGGCGCTTCGCGATGTGATCAGCAACGTGCAGATTTCGCCGGACGGCAAGCATGTGCTCGTGCACAAGACCGAAAGCCGCGAAGGCGAATACCTCCTCGAAATCTATTCGACGGATGACATGTCGAAGCCGCTGCGCCGCCTCAACGCAGACCCGATGGAAATCCAGTCGGCGCGCTGGGTAAGCGACAACGTCATTTCGGGCCGTGCCTGGCAGCAGCGCCGTTCGCGCGTGCCGGGTCCCGAAGAGGGCACCTACGACTACCTCCAGTATTCCTATGACCTGCAGGAGAACAAATTCCGTTCGCTGCCGGGCAATTTCGACATCATCAGCACGCTGCCGAACGAGCCGACCAAGATCCTGATCGCCGAGGCGACGACCAACTCGGACGTGACGGGTGTCGATCCCTATGCCGCGTTCCGCCCGCGGTCCTTCTACAAGTTCGATCTGGAGAAGGGCACGCAGAGCCTCGTTCTGCGCGGCAACCGCGAATATACGAACGTCCAGTTCGACGTCGACGGTAACCCGCGCTTTGCCTCCGGGCAGGACGGTGACATGGTCCAGAACTATTACCGTGGGCCGGGCGACAGCAGCTGGACGAAGCTGGGTGACCCCATCGATGCTTCCAAGTACGAGAACCTCTATCGGTTCATCGGCGGCATCATGGGACCGCAGGGCTTCGATCCTGCCAATCCCGATATCGCTTACATCATCGACAACCGTGGCGAAGACAAGGCGGCTCTGTGGGAGTTTAACACCAAGACCGGCCAGTTCGGCGAGAAACTGGCCGGAACCGACCAGGCCGACATCATGGGTATCCGCACCAGCTCCATGCCCGGCGACGAAACGCTGGTTGGCGCGATCTACCCTTGGGACAAATATCGCACCATCTGGTTCGACGAGAACGAGAAGGCGCTTTACGACGCCCTCGAAGCGCAAATCCCGAACGCGCACCAGGTCACCATCACCAGCCGTTCGCGCGATGGCAAATCGATGATCGTGCGCAACAGCGGACCCCGTGATCCGGGCTCCTACTGGCTCGTGCGCGATGGCCGCATGGTCAAGCTGGGCAGCCGCAACCCGCTGATCCAGCCCGAGCAGCTCGCCGACGTCGAGTTCATCCGCTATCCTTCGCGCGACGGCAAGCTCATGATCCCGGCCTATTTCATGAAGCCGAAGGGCGAAGGCCCGTATCCGCTCATCGTCCGCCACAATGGTGGGCCGCACGTCAACGGCGTCGTCGGCTATGATGAATGGGATCAGCTGCTGGTCAACGCCGGTTATGCCGTCCTGCGTCCGCAGAACCGCATCTCGACCGGCTGGGGCCAGAAGCACTTCGACCTTGGCTATGGCGAGCACGGTCTTGCCATGCAGGACGACAAGGACGACGGCGTACTCTACCTGGTCGAGCAGGGTCTGGTTGATCCCGATCGCGTCGCCTTCATGGGCTGGTCCTATGGTGGCTATGCCGCCCTTGTGGCCGCATCGCGCGAACCCAACCTCTACCAGTGCACGATCGCCGGTGCGGCAGTGGCCGATCCGGCCAAGACCTATCGTCAGCGCCGCAGCGCCTTTGTCCCGACCGCATTCGATGATTGGGAAAAGCGTCGCGGTACCATCGGCATCAACCCGATCGAGGAGGTTGCCAAGGTCAACATTCCGATCCTCATGATCCATGGCGATGTCGACGCACGCGTGCTCTATTATCATCTCGAGGACTATCGCGATGCGATGGCCAAGGCGGGCAAGAAGGATATCCAGTACCTGACGCTGAAGGGTGCGGATCACTTCTACAACACGCTGATGTACGAGCACCAGGTTCAGTTCTTCACCAAAATGCTGGACTTCCTGGCGAACGATTGCGGCCCGGGCGGCCTCTAA
- a CDS encoding TonB-dependent receptor has translation MRKIHHNTFKGLALSASVLAIAAGGSAQAQDTDCAANEELVAGECVIQTEGPDGVDNNTNDAEDVVDVTDVGATGQGNDEAIVVTGSRIRRDTYTSISPLQVITTEAARDEGLFDPSQILQRDEAASGTQIDATFQGFVLDNGPGNQTVSLRSLGANRTLLLLNGRRLAPSGVGGAPTAPSINLLPGSLIERTDLLLDGASSVYGSDAVAGVVNVILKKDFDGLELFAGGTVNPMGAGDDYTVSASYGINLDRGFIGIGAEYDHRDRIRARDRDFLAGCTTDYEITQNGEIRTVELTDQVNALVDSGGDITLPVNECQRNGQGLRSSIIEPFGAFRVLYFTPGESNSGVPNYTESNFFFTGAPVDIDGDGVQDVRYADFSTNGAYPQLELIPEQNRWNVMSYGEYTLAGEANITPFFEVLYTNVDVNSEDNAVYQANVSVPDNNQFNPCNPNQPNGVDCYNASGVFNTGSPFLPFPVPQPVTSRFVIDGDRNNFKTNIEQYRGVFGVRGDLPFIAPSWGFEVSGSYTRSEGNVFSNDIREDKLAFAIGIDPTRDFNGDGIVDNDGDGIADDYDPTVDFGDPGLLGTPAPITPCDASQLANPELAAPDLLDGCVPVNLFAESVLGFATGDFATAAERNYVFGNRSSKTIYEQTVISGFLTGDLFTLPAGPVGAVFGLEWREDAIDSTTNFVQSNGLALNFFSDKGAIGSKWIREAFVELDVPLQAGKPLVQELSLNLSGRVTDEEYYGTAGTFSIKGGWRPIEPLLLRFSYGTSFRAPNLRENFLVDTTGFNTIVDPCAVPTEAFIGGVYVAEQDDREQFVLDNCIREGRDPTSVGLDFPAFGQPSANQLSSVEISRQGRLDLEPETSRSITAGFAFEETFGDGWDVSLSSSYYDLKVDQSVVAISAQFAANDCYLREDGQVSQFCDALNVGTAPDDLDLITSADIGFLNLDTDAVRGVDFNAAFGKEFAIGGRQVEFGLDLRANHLLERLQVFRDNFGNETRDNDEGEFGLPRWSGRGVFSAEVDRWRLAWTTRWVGQQAADPDFRDNFSDVFGFQPDGTPSGEDSSTCTGFGSNGPDGGPDPIVAGDGVFCRDVDFVDDWFEHAVSLRYQADDFLIRLGVSNIFDTEPPKVDCDEVGLCISNIPIGAGYNLNGREFFATVEYRF, from the coding sequence ATGCGAAAGATTCATCATAATACGTTCAAGGGGCTCGCGCTTTCCGCATCCGTCCTCGCCATTGCGGCAGGTGGTTCGGCGCAGGCCCAAGATACCGACTGCGCCGCCAACGAAGAGCTGGTCGCTGGCGAATGCGTCATCCAGACCGAAGGTCCCGATGGTGTAGACAACAACACCAACGACGCTGAAGACGTCGTCGACGTCACCGATGTCGGTGCAACCGGCCAGGGCAACGACGAAGCCATCGTCGTGACCGGTTCGCGTATCCGTCGCGACACCTACACCAGCATCTCGCCGCTCCAGGTCATCACCACCGAAGCGGCGCGTGACGAAGGTCTGTTCGATCCTTCGCAGATCCTCCAGCGCGACGAGGCCGCTTCCGGCACTCAGATCGACGCAACCTTCCAGGGCTTCGTCCTCGACAACGGCCCGGGTAACCAGACGGTCAGCCTGCGCAGCCTCGGTGCGAACCGTACGCTGCTCCTGCTGAACGGCCGCCGCCTTGCGCCTTCGGGTGTCGGTGGTGCTCCGACGGCTCCCTCGATCAACCTTCTTCCCGGTTCGCTCATCGAGCGTACGGACCTGCTGCTCGACGGCGCGTCGTCGGTCTACGGTTCGGACGCCGTCGCCGGTGTTGTGAACGTCATCCTCAAGAAGGATTTCGACGGTCTCGAACTGTTTGCTGGCGGAACCGTCAACCCGATGGGTGCCGGTGACGACTACACGGTCAGCGCATCCTACGGCATCAACCTCGACCGTGGTTTCATCGGCATCGGCGCCGAATACGATCACCGCGACCGCATCCGCGCCCGTGACCGTGACTTCCTGGCCGGTTGTACGACCGACTACGAAATCACGCAGAACGGCGAAATCCGCACTGTCGAACTGACCGACCAGGTCAACGCACTTGTCGATTCGGGTGGCGATATCACCCTTCCGGTCAACGAGTGTCAGCGTAACGGCCAGGGCCTGCGCAGCAGCATCATCGAGCCCTTCGGTGCCTTCCGCGTTCTGTACTTCACCCCTGGTGAAAGCAACTCGGGCGTTCCGAACTACACCGAATCGAACTTCTTCTTCACCGGCGCGCCGGTGGATATCGATGGCGACGGTGTGCAGGATGTCCGCTATGCAGACTTCAGCACCAACGGTGCCTACCCGCAGCTCGAGCTGATCCCCGAGCAGAACCGCTGGAACGTGATGAGCTATGGTGAGTACACGCTCGCCGGCGAAGCCAACATCACGCCGTTCTTCGAGGTCCTCTACACGAACGTGGACGTGAATTCGGAAGACAACGCCGTCTATCAGGCGAACGTCAGCGTTCCGGACAACAACCAGTTCAACCCGTGTAACCCCAACCAGCCGAATGGCGTGGACTGCTACAACGCGTCGGGTGTGTTCAACACCGGCTCGCCGTTCCTGCCGTTCCCGGTGCCGCAGCCGGTTACCTCGCGCTTCGTCATCGATGGCGACCGCAACAACTTCAAGACCAACATCGAACAGTACCGCGGTGTGTTCGGTGTGCGCGGCGACCTGCCGTTCATCGCTCCGAGCTGGGGTTTCGAAGTGTCGGGTTCCTACACCCGTTCGGAAGGTAACGTCTTCTCGAACGACATCCGCGAAGACAAGCTTGCCTTTGCTATCGGCATCGACCCGACCCGTGACTTCAACGGCGACGGCATCGTCGACAACGACGGTGACGGCATTGCGGACGACTACGATCCGACCGTGGACTTCGGTGACCCGGGCCTCCTCGGTACGCCGGCTCCGATCACGCCCTGCGATGCGTCGCAGCTGGCCAACCCGGAACTCGCCGCACCCGACCTTCTCGATGGCTGTGTGCCGGTCAATCTGTTCGCTGAAAGCGTCCTCGGTTTCGCAACCGGCGATTTCGCGACTGCGGCCGAGCGCAACTATGTGTTCGGCAACCGTTCGTCGAAGACCATCTACGAGCAGACCGTCATTTCGGGCTTCCTCACCGGTGACCTGTTCACCCTGCCGGCCGGTCCGGTTGGCGCGGTGTTCGGCCTTGAATGGCGTGAAGATGCCATCGATTCGACCACCAACTTCGTGCAGTCGAACGGCCTTGCGCTGAACTTCTTCTCGGACAAGGGCGCGATCGGCAGCAAGTGGATCCGCGAAGCTTTCGTCGAACTCGACGTTCCGCTTCAGGCCGGCAAGCCGCTGGTCCAGGAACTCAGTCTGAACCTTTCGGGTCGTGTGACCGACGAAGAGTACTACGGCACGGCCGGCACGTTCTCGATCAAGGGCGGCTGGCGCCCGATCGAGCCGCTGCTGCTGCGCTTTAGCTACGGCACGTCGTTCCGTGCACCGAACCTGCGTGAGAACTTCCTGGTCGACACCACCGGTTTCAACACCATCGTAGATCCCTGCGCCGTTCCCACCGAGGCCTTTATCGGCGGTGTCTATGTTGCCGAGCAGGACGATCGCGAACAGTTCGTTCTCGACAACTGCATCCGCGAAGGCCGCGATCCGACTTCCGTCGGTCTCGACTTCCCGGCCTTCGGTCAGCCTTCGGCAAACCAGCTCTCGAGCGTGGAGATTTCGCGTCAGGGTCGTCTCGACCTCGAACCGGAAACCTCGCGTTCGATCACGGCCGGTTTCGCTTTCGAGGAGACCTTCGGTGACGGTTGGGACGTGTCGCTTTCGAGCAGCTACTACGATCTGAAGGTCGACCAGTCGGTCGTCGCCATCTCGGCGCAGTTCGCAGCCAACGACTGCTATCTGCGTGAAGACGGTCAGGTCAGCCAGTTCTGTGACGCGCTGAATGTCGGCACGGCTCCGGACGATCTCGACCTGATCACCTCGGCCGATATCGGCTTCCTCAACCTCGACACGGACGCCGTGCGCGGTGTGGACTTCAACGCAGCCTTCGGGAAAGAGTTCGCCATCGGCGGTCGCCAGGTCGAATTCGGTCTGGACCTTCGTGCCAACCACCTGCTCGAACGTCTGCAGGTCTTCCGCGACAACTTCGGTAACGAAACCCGCGATAACGACGAGGGCGAATTCGGCCTTCCGCGCTGGAGTGGTCGTGGCGTGTTCTCTGCCGAGGTCGACCGCTGGCGTCTGGCCTGGACCACCCGCTGGGTGGGCCAGCAGGCTGCGGATCCCGATTTCCGTGACAACTTCTCGGACGTGTTCGGCTTCCAGCCCGACGGTACGCCGAGCGGTGAGGATTCCAGCACCTGCACCGGCTTCGGTTCGAACGGCCCCGACGGCGGCCCCGATCCGATCGTCGCAGGTGACGGCGTCTTCTGTCGCGATGTCGACTTCGTTGATGACTGGTTCGAGCACGCTGTGTCGCTGCGCTACCAGGCCGATGATTTCCTCATCCGCCTCGGCGTCAGCAACATCTTCGACACCGAACCGCCAAAGGTTGACTGCGACGAAGTGGGCCTCTGCATTTCGAACATTCCGATCGGTGCAGGTTACAACCTCAACGGTCGCGAGTTCTTCGCAACTGTCGAGTACCGGTTCTAA
- a CDS encoding TonB-dependent receptor domain-containing protein — MSYRFTKASLLTGTIMAGAMIASPALAQVDDVPNEPGTQPGAQVEDTAAAPIIVTGSRIARRNVDTAAPVAVVQDEEFKLSGTVNVENVINTLPQVVPGFTSNSNNPGTGTATLNLRGLGEERSLVLVNGRRWMFYDTNQVVDLNTIPQFLLESVDVVTGGASAVYGSDALAGVVNFRLKDVDGLEIGGQYSITGRGDGARYEVHAAVGGEFADGRGNATVFGEYYNRDEIFQGDRDFSFFAIGGESFGVDLQQFGSGTPPEGRFNAPGTTPSAPAVDLNGDGDFNDPGEAPTLPLGAGLTLDDGVFFEQGILSPTNGYSYNYAPVNYLQIPQERYLIGGYADYDIGGGHTAYTEVSFVQNRVAQELAATPVTGTYNIDIDTVSQFLDQSVIDELNILDQREAAASAERVANGLSALPTAELGVVRLDVNRRTLETGGRNSLDERNAFRVLGGIRGPINDYLSYDAYYLFARTRNANVQAGNISRSAFQAGLDGTGTPINIFGPGALTQDQVDAISIQAQNGDISSLQNFVGTISGTFGDFAIGTAEPVGFALGGEYRKVASRFLPDTALASGDVIGFNAGSPTEGSYDVREIFAEVNVPVEFGSARLELTGAARYSDYSLEAVGGTWTYAGGVEFSPIPDVTLCGQYQRAVRAPNVEELFGGQSIGFPQATDPCASADFIAANAGAAALCQQTGVPVGSIGGGTAVQPNAQIPALFGGNPDLQEEVSTSWTAGVVLQPAFLPGFTLTADYFNIEVRDFISIAGGSLQGLFNLCFGEVQDLSASVCQPFVGIRNGDGQINVENPPLVAGVNVATYEVSGIDLQMAYSTALPFSLFTDTGEQDFNFSVLGTWNENNSFRPVAELDTVIECAGKFGIECGDPVPEFKWTARASFVDGPVTTSLRWRHVGSVTDDDDTVLYSDFNGVEEIDAYDLLDLSFSFAVNDAATFTVGVNNIFDTLPGTPTFDADGVVSNRPNSLLLGDNQGQTNTYPSTYDVLGRDFFASVLFKF, encoded by the coding sequence ATGTCTTATCGTTTTACGAAGGCTTCGCTTCTGACGGGCACGATCATGGCAGGCGCCATGATTGCTTCGCCCGCACTTGCGCAAGTCGATGATGTGCCGAACGAGCCGGGCACCCAGCCGGGTGCGCAGGTCGAAGATACGGCCGCTGCGCCGATCATCGTCACCGGTTCGCGCATTGCGCGCCGCAACGTCGACACGGCCGCTCCGGTCGCAGTCGTGCAGGACGAAGAATTCAAGCTGTCGGGTACGGTCAACGTCGAGAACGTGATCAACACCCTGCCGCAGGTCGTTCCCGGCTTCACGTCGAACTCGAACAACCCCGGCACCGGTACCGCTACGCTGAACCTGCGTGGCCTCGGCGAAGAGCGTTCGCTCGTTCTCGTCAACGGCCGTCGCTGGATGTTCTACGATACCAACCAGGTCGTCGACCTTAACACCATCCCGCAGTTCCTGCTTGAGTCGGTCGACGTTGTGACCGGCGGTGCTTCGGCTGTGTACGGTTCGGACGCACTTGCTGGCGTCGTCAACTTCCGCCTCAAGGACGTCGACGGCCTCGAAATCGGCGGTCAGTACTCGATCACCGGTCGCGGCGACGGCGCACGTTACGAAGTGCACGCTGCTGTCGGCGGCGAATTCGCCGATGGTCGCGGTAACGCCACCGTCTTCGGTGAGTACTACAACCGTGACGAGATCTTCCAGGGCGACCGTGACTTCTCGTTCTTCGCGATCGGCGGCGAAAGCTTCGGTGTCGACCTGCAGCAGTTCGGTTCGGGCACCCCGCCGGAAGGCCGCTTCAACGCTCCGGGTACCACGCCCAGCGCGCCGGCAGTCGACCTCAACGGCGACGGTGACTTCAACGATCCGGGCGAAGCGCCCACGCTTCCGCTGGGTGCAGGCCTGACCCTCGACGACGGTGTGTTCTTCGAGCAGGGCATCCTCAGCCCGACCAATGGCTATTCTTACAACTACGCTCCGGTTAACTACCTGCAAATCCCTCAGGAACGTTACCTGATCGGTGGTTATGCGGACTATGACATCGGCGGCGGTCACACCGCTTACACCGAAGTCTCGTTCGTGCAGAACCGCGTTGCCCAGGAACTGGCCGCCACCCCGGTGACCGGCACGTACAACATCGACATCGACACGGTGTCGCAGTTCCTCGACCAGAGCGTCATCGACGAACTCAACATCCTCGACCAGCGTGAAGCTGCTGCCAGCGCCGAGCGCGTTGCCAACGGCCTCTCGGCCCTGCCGACCGCCGAACTGGGGGTTGTCCGTCTCGACGTGAACCGTCGTACCTTGGAAACCGGTGGCCGTAACTCGCTCGACGAGCGTAACGCCTTTCGTGTTCTCGGCGGCATCCGCGGTCCGATCAACGACTACCTGAGCTACGACGCTTATTACCTGTTCGCACGTACGCGTAACGCGAACGTCCAGGCTGGTAACATTTCGCGTTCGGCGTTCCAGGCTGGCCTTGATGGCACCGGTACCCCGATCAACATCTTCGGCCCCGGTGCTCTTACCCAAGACCAGGTTGATGCGATCTCGATCCAGGCACAGAATGGCGACATTTCGAGCCTGCAGAACTTCGTCGGCACCATCTCGGGTACCTTTGGCGACTTCGCTATCGGTACTGCCGAGCCGGTCGGTTTCGCCCTGGGTGGCGAATACCGCAAGGTCGCTTCGCGCTTCCTGCCCGACACCGCACTCGCCTCGGGCGACGTGATCGGCTTCAACGCCGGTTCGCCGACCGAAGGTTCGTACGACGTTCGCGAGATCTTCGCCGAAGTTAATGTTCCGGTCGAATTCGGCTCGGCTCGCCTCGAGCTGACCGGTGCAGCCCGTTACTCGGACTACTCGCTCGAAGCAGTCGGTGGCACCTGGACCTACGCCGGTGGCGTCGAGTTCTCGCCGATCCCCGACGTGACGCTTTGTGGCCAGTATCAGCGTGCGGTTCGTGCGCCTAACGTGGAAGAACTGTTCGGCGGCCAGTCGATCGGCTTCCCGCAGGCAACCGACCCCTGCGCGAGCGCCGACTTCATCGCCGCCAACGCAGGTGCAGCCGCACTCTGCCAGCAGACCGGCGTGCCGGTTGGCAGCATCGGTGGCGGTACGGCTGTTCAGCCGAACGCGCAGATCCCTGCGCTCTTCGGTGGTAACCCGGACCTGCAGGAAGAAGTCTCGACCAGCTGGACCGCTGGTGTCGTGCTTCAGCCGGCATTCCTCCCGGGCTTCACGCTCACGGCCGACTACTTCAACATCGAAGTCCGTGACTTCATCTCGATCGCAGGTGGCAGCCTCCAGGGCCTGTTCAACCTGTGCTTCGGCGAAGTCCAGGATCTGTCGGCTTCGGTCTGCCAGCCCTTCGTCGGTATCCGTAACGGTGACGGCCAGATCAACGTCGAGAACCCGCCGCTGGTTGCCGGCGTGAACGTGGCTACCTACGAAGTGTCGGGTATCGACCTTCAGATGGCCTACAGCACTGCGCTGCCGTTCTCGCTCTTCACCGACACGGGTGAGCAGGACTTCAACTTCTCGGTGCTCGGCACCTGGAACGAGAACAACAGCTTCCGCCCCGTCGCGGAACTCGACACCGTCATCGAATGCGCCGGCAAGTTCGGCATCGAGTGCGGCGATCCGGTTCCCGAGTTCAAGTGGACGGCTCGTGCTTCGTTCGTGGATGGCCCGGTCACCACGTCGCTTCGCTGGCGCCATGTCGGTTCGGTCACCGACGATGACGACACGGTTCTCTACTCGGACTTCAACGGCGTCGAAGAAATCGATGCTTACGATCTCCTGGACCTGTCGTTCTCGTTCGCTGTCAACGACGCGGCTACCTTCACGGTTGGTGTCAACAACATCTTTGACACTCTCCCGGGTACCCCGACGTTCGACGCTGACGGCGTCGTGAGCAACCGTCCGAACTCGCTGCTCCTCGGTGACAACCAGGGTCAGACGAACACCTACCCGAGCACCTACGACGTGCTTGGCCGCGACTTCTTCGCATCGGTCCTGTTCAAGTTCTAA
- a CDS encoding class I SAM-dependent methyltransferase — protein MSGPEQNKDRAWGEYWADQARRGGKGTGCLPEAMHSIARAQQQCWSGFADALPHNADVLDLATGNGILLHWLKAMRPDLSLTGIDLAPQLPPPPAGCRTMPSTRMENIPLGDASFDAIVSQFGFEYSDVAATIGEISRLLRDGGTVGLLLHRGDGPILEHNIARREAIRWVLEEQSLFEALRRRMDKGAEGRARAIEHAESVARQGAHIFGQQSPAWEISEAARQTLALGAKDNVEGITRTFAVIAQRAGEEMDRLGDLEDACATADNRAALLALFAEAGFEAGETQAISAGAEERPFADFLPFCKTR, from the coding sequence ATGTCAGGACCGGAGCAGAATAAGGATCGCGCCTGGGGCGAATATTGGGCAGACCAGGCTCGCCGCGGCGGGAAAGGCACCGGTTGCCTGCCCGAGGCCATGCATTCGATCGCCCGTGCGCAGCAGCAGTGTTGGAGCGGCTTTGCCGACGCGCTGCCGCACAATGCGGACGTGCTCGATCTGGCAACCGGCAACGGCATCCTGCTGCATTGGCTGAAGGCGATGAGGCCTGATCTCTCGCTGACCGGCATCGACCTCGCGCCGCAATTGCCTCCACCTCCTGCCGGTTGCCGTACGATGCCTAGCACGCGCATGGAAAACATTCCTCTGGGCGATGCGAGCTTTGATGCGATCGTCAGCCAGTTCGGCTTCGAATATTCCGACGTCGCGGCGACGATCGGCGAAATCTCACGCTTGTTGCGCGACGGGGGGACAGTTGGCTTGCTCCTCCACCGCGGCGACGGGCCGATACTCGAACACAATATCGCGCGCCGGGAAGCCATCCGCTGGGTTCTCGAAGAGCAGTCGCTTTTCGAAGCGCTTCGACGCCGTATGGACAAGGGCGCTGAAGGACGGGCTCGGGCGATCGAACACGCAGAAAGCGTGGCCAGGCAAGGGGCGCATATCTTTGGGCAGCAGTCGCCCGCCTGGGAGATTTCCGAAGCTGCGCGCCAGACGCTCGCCCTGGGCGCCAAAGACAATGTCGAAGGCATTACGAGAACCTTTGCGGTGATCGCGCAACGCGCCGGCGAAGAAATGGACCGCCTCGGCGATCTGGAAGATGCCTGTGCGACCGCGGACAATCGCGCGGCGCTGCTCGCCCTCTTCGCCGAGGCCGGTTTCGAGGCTGGCGAAACGCAAGCGATCTCGGCTGGGGCCGAAGAGCGCCCCTTTGCGGATTTCCTGCCCTTTTGCAAAACGCGCTAG